The Haloplanus sp. CK5-1 genome contains a region encoding:
- a CDS encoding universal stress protein, with protein MTLVVVPVRYPLSKHSRATLAEAIRVAEERDADLTVLHVDLYQETGEVTRTALKRAVEREFGPLDRSRYVVRRGFLVEETILDEVAAESADAVVVGSKQVGRLRRAFGRFLDDPDVDRFLREKVDCDVITVDAK; from the coding sequence ATGACGTTGGTCGTCGTACCGGTTCGCTACCCGCTCAGCAAGCACTCCCGGGCGACACTCGCCGAGGCGATCCGGGTCGCCGAAGAGCGCGACGCCGACCTGACGGTGCTACACGTCGATCTGTACCAAGAGACGGGCGAGGTGACACGGACGGCGCTGAAGCGGGCCGTCGAACGGGAGTTCGGGCCGCTCGACCGCTCCCGCTACGTCGTCCGGCGGGGCTTTCTCGTCGAGGAGACGATCCTCGACGAGGTGGCCGCCGAGAGCGCCGACGCGGTCGTCGTCGGCTCGAAGCAGGTCGGGCGGTTGCGGCGGGCGTTCGGCCGGTTTCTCGACGATCCGGACGTAGACCGATTTCTGCGGGAGAAGGTCGACTGCGACGTCATCACCGTGGACGCGAAATAG
- a CDS encoding DUF262 domain-containing HNH endonuclease family protein codes for MSESQIDAKEEFLNKLYDDYHYKIPKFQRPFSWTEENFVDLIDDLTDAYDVGRDAHGTLLDDTGELNKRILSAYEPYFLGSIILNDGEDSGERSDIIDGQQRLTSLAILIAVLRDIVDDEARANSLGGLIYEESDPIKGKSETVRLEIRERDREFFDDHVLTRGATEDAPKPETGDSEPEQNILQAIKTFHDELSTWEDEEDGDLGDFATYLTLRVVMVRISTNSLSSAFRLFNVTNARGMPLNNADLLKSENLSHIDDDDEREEYQRKWEDMEEEVGNEGLERFIGFMRHILVKEKSQKSVYDEFKDRVFPEDESFRGAKFVDYLETVFDVHRHRVYDAELDASTHAEEVYYHNLVSLMRDFYPSDEWMVALIQFDAKFDDESALLSFVELLERRLTVDWLTGSSNTGRYSRVYALLREIEEAETPDDVLSLAVLNENVGEESDAFESALDLNNFYRKGNYQWPKYILMRINGERFDNRNSKVEYGNNVTIEHVLPQTPNNDYWLSRFDDDHWRDTWTDRMGNLVPLNGRKNYKVSNKPFAEKYEEYFKKKSDFPLVNELEAYDEWTPDNVEERHERLKEEAREIWLE; via the coding sequence ATGAGCGAGAGTCAAATCGACGCGAAAGAAGAGTTCCTCAACAAACTGTACGACGACTACCACTACAAAATCCCGAAGTTCCAGCGTCCGTTCTCGTGGACCGAGGAGAACTTCGTCGACCTCATCGACGACCTAACCGATGCGTACGACGTCGGTCGCGACGCACACGGAACGCTACTCGACGACACGGGTGAACTGAACAAGCGGATTCTCAGCGCCTACGAGCCGTACTTTCTCGGCAGTATCATTCTGAACGACGGGGAGGATTCCGGGGAACGTTCGGATATCATCGACGGGCAACAACGATTGACTTCGCTCGCGATTCTCATCGCCGTTCTCAGAGATATCGTCGACGACGAGGCCCGAGCGAACTCGCTGGGCGGACTCATCTACGAGGAGAGTGATCCAATAAAGGGGAAGTCCGAGACGGTGCGACTCGAAATTCGGGAACGTGACCGGGAGTTCTTTGACGACCACGTCTTGACACGAGGAGCAACCGAAGACGCGCCGAAACCCGAAACGGGTGATTCGGAACCGGAGCAGAACATTCTACAGGCTATCAAGACCTTCCACGACGAGCTTAGCACGTGGGAAGACGAGGAAGACGGCGACCTCGGCGACTTCGCCACGTATCTCACGCTCCGAGTCGTGATGGTGCGCATCTCGACGAACTCCCTGAGTTCGGCGTTCCGACTTTTCAACGTCACGAACGCCCGTGGAATGCCTCTCAACAATGCGGACCTCCTGAAATCCGAGAACTTGAGCCACATCGACGACGACGACGAGCGCGAGGAGTACCAGCGAAAGTGGGAGGACATGGAAGAAGAGGTCGGTAACGAGGGGTTGGAACGGTTCATCGGCTTCATGCGCCACATCCTCGTGAAGGAGAAGTCTCAGAAATCCGTCTACGACGAGTTCAAAGATCGTGTCTTCCCCGAAGACGAATCGTTCAGGGGAGCGAAATTCGTCGACTATCTAGAGACGGTATTCGACGTCCATCGCCATCGCGTGTACGACGCGGAGTTGGACGCGTCCACCCACGCCGAGGAGGTGTATTATCACAATCTGGTTTCGCTCATGCGCGACTTCTATCCGTCGGACGAATGGATGGTCGCACTCATCCAGTTCGACGCGAAATTCGACGACGAGTCCGCGCTGTTGTCGTTCGTCGAACTACTGGAGCGTCGGCTGACTGTCGACTGGCTCACCGGGTCATCGAACACCGGACGATACAGTCGCGTGTATGCACTCCTCCGCGAGATCGAGGAAGCCGAGACTCCGGACGATGTGCTGTCCCTCGCGGTACTCAACGAGAACGTCGGAGAAGAGAGTGACGCGTTCGAGAGTGCGCTGGACCTCAACAACTTCTATCGCAAAGGCAACTACCAGTGGCCAAAGTACATCCTGATGCGCATCAACGGCGAACGATTCGATAACCGCAACTCGAAGGTGGAGTATGGAAACAACGTCACCATCGAACACGTCCTGCCACAGACGCCAAACAACGACTATTGGCTGAGTCGATTCGACGACGACCACTGGCGGGACACGTGGACCGACCGCATGGGGAACCTCGTGCCGCTCAACGGACGGAAGAATTACAAGGTGAGTAACAAGCCGTTCGCCGAGAAATACGAGGAATACTTCAAGAAAAAGAGCGATTTCCCACTCGTGAACGAGCTTGAAGCGTACGACGAGTGGACTCCCGATAACGTGGAGGAACGTCACGAGCGTCTGAAGGAGGAGGCCAGAGAGATCTGGCTGGAATAA
- a CDS encoding BolA family protein, whose translation MDTAEVERLIEAGIEDAEATVTMPRVPDEDHEDEHFAAVVVSPAFEGLPLVQQHQLVYDALEEHMTTDIHAMEMKTYTPEAYEEHGPDA comes from the coding sequence ATGGACACCGCCGAAGTCGAGCGACTCATCGAAGCAGGTATCGAGGACGCCGAAGCGACGGTCACGATGCCTCGAGTGCCCGACGAGGACCACGAGGACGAACACTTCGCCGCCGTGGTGGTCTCGCCGGCCTTCGAGGGCCTGCCGCTGGTCCAGCAACACCAACTGGTGTACGACGCCCTCGAGGAGCACATGACGACCGACATCCACGCGATGGAGATGAAGACGTACACGCCCGAGGCGTACGAGGAACACGGTCCGGACGCGTAG
- a CDS encoding A/G-specific adenine glycosylase, with product MSERESESGETDAVLSDADVDAVRAALVEWYETDHRAFPWRRTEDPYEILVSEVMSQQTQLDRVVEAWEAFLDRWPTVDALAAAERSEVVGFWTDQRLGYNNRARYLHEAAEQVTGEFDGEFPETPEGLQELMGVGPYTGNAVASFAFDAGDAVVDTNVKRVLYRAFGVADDDEEFERAASELMPDGESRVWNNAIMELGGVACGKTPKCDEAGCPWRRWCHAYETGDFTAPDVPEQPDFEGSRRQFRGRILRVLGEHDELPLDELGPRIRVDYTPDGEYGREWLRGLVEDLADDGLVELRECDGKTLARLRQ from the coding sequence ATGAGCGAAAGGGAGAGCGAGAGCGGAGAGACGGACGCCGTCCTCTCCGACGCCGACGTCGACGCCGTCCGCGCGGCGCTCGTCGAGTGGTACGAGACCGACCACCGGGCGTTCCCGTGGCGGCGGACCGAGGATCCCTACGAAATCCTGGTGTCGGAGGTGATGAGCCAGCAGACCCAACTCGACCGCGTCGTCGAGGCGTGGGAGGCGTTCCTCGATCGCTGGCCGACCGTCGACGCACTCGCGGCAGCCGAGCGGAGCGAGGTGGTCGGGTTCTGGACCGACCAGCGACTCGGCTACAACAATCGCGCGCGCTACCTCCACGAGGCCGCCGAGCAGGTGACCGGGGAGTTCGACGGCGAGTTCCCGGAGACGCCCGAGGGGTTACAGGAACTGATGGGCGTCGGTCCCTACACCGGCAACGCCGTGGCCAGTTTCGCGTTCGACGCGGGCGACGCCGTCGTCGACACCAACGTCAAGCGGGTGCTGTATCGGGCGTTCGGCGTCGCAGACGACGACGAAGAGTTCGAGCGGGCGGCGAGCGAACTGATGCCCGACGGCGAGTCCCGCGTCTGGAACAACGCGATCATGGAACTCGGCGGCGTGGCCTGTGGCAAGACGCCGAAGTGCGACGAGGCTGGTTGTCCCTGGCGCCGCTGGTGTCACGCCTACGAAACGGGCGATTTCACCGCACCGGACGTGCCGGAACAGCCCGACTTCGAGGGGAGTCGTCGACAGTTCCGCGGGCGCATCTTGCGCGTTCTCGGGGAACACGACGAACTCCCGCTAGACGAACTGGGACCGCGGATTCGGGTCGACTACACGCCGGACGGCGAGTACGGCCGGGAGTGGCTGCGGGGCCTCGTCGAGGATTTGGCGGACGACGGACTCGTCGAGTTGCGAGAGTGTGACGGGAAAACGCTCGCTCGTCTCCGCCAGTAG
- the priS gene encoding DNA primase small subunit PriS, whose protein sequence is MDRRTREYLAGRFGDYYRSAEPTRPPAAASREWGHIPWTSGAETTMVRHQSIYDLGDLGDFLQRDAPRHVYFSAARYDDPGAGSMDEKGWQGADLVFDLDADHLPGTDPEAATYAEMLADCKDALERLLDLLERDFGFEDVTVVFSGGRGYHVHVRDGGLAELDSAARREIVDYVRAVDLDVEGLVRTRAVGGTTRRELRTRGGWGRRTHRRLRAFVEELESVDEATAKDRLMAVDGIGEGRATTLLGVFVGNEAAVEEGNVEVGGPGARTLVEALAHETVEAESAPIDEPVTTDTRRLIRLPGSLHGGSGLVVRRIDRDDLDAFDPLVDAVPERFTRRSVRVEVTDPGQVELNGDSFTLDAGDHSVPECVGVFLMARDRARKVKE, encoded by the coding sequence ATGGACCGACGGACACGCGAGTACCTCGCGGGGCGGTTCGGCGACTACTACCGGAGCGCGGAGCCGACCCGACCGCCGGCCGCGGCGTCTCGGGAGTGGGGGCACATCCCGTGGACGAGCGGTGCGGAGACGACGATGGTCCGCCACCAGTCGATCTACGACCTCGGGGATCTGGGTGATTTCCTCCAGCGGGACGCGCCGCGGCACGTCTACTTTTCGGCGGCGCGGTACGACGATCCGGGCGCGGGGTCGATGGACGAGAAGGGGTGGCAGGGAGCCGACCTCGTCTTCGACCTCGACGCGGACCACCTCCCCGGAACGGACCCCGAGGCGGCCACCTACGCCGAGATGCTCGCCGACTGCAAGGACGCCCTCGAGCGCCTGCTCGACCTGCTGGAACGCGACTTCGGGTTCGAGGACGTGACCGTGGTGTTCTCCGGGGGTCGGGGGTACCACGTCCACGTCCGCGACGGGGGGCTCGCCGAGTTGGATTCGGCCGCCAGACGCGAAATCGTCGACTACGTCCGCGCGGTCGACCTCGACGTGGAGGGGCTGGTTCGGACGCGCGCGGTCGGCGGGACGACCCGGCGCGAACTCCGCACCCGTGGCGGATGGGGGCGACGGACCCACCGTCGCCTCCGCGCGTTCGTCGAGGAGTTGGAGTCGGTCGACGAAGCGACGGCGAAAGACCGGCTCATGGCCGTCGACGGCATCGGCGAGGGACGCGCGACGACTCTGCTCGGCGTGTTCGTCGGCAACGAGGCGGCCGTCGAGGAGGGCAACGTCGAGGTCGGCGGGCCGGGCGCACGCACCTTGGTCGAGGCACTGGCCCACGAGACGGTCGAGGCGGAGAGCGCGCCGATAGACGAACCGGTGACGACCGACACTCGGCGGCTGATCCGCCTGCCGGGGAGTCTCCACGGCGGGAGCGGGCTGGTCGTCCGCCGGATCGACCGCGACGACCTCGACGCGTTCGACCCACTGGTCGACGCGGTCCCCGAGCGGTTCACGCGACGCTCGGTCCGGGTCGAGGTGACCGATCCCGGGCAGGTGGAACTGAACGGCGACAGCTTTACACTCGATGCAGGCGACCACTCCGTACCGGAGTGCGTCGGGGTGTTCCTGATGGCGCGCGACCGAGCCCGGAAAGTCAAAGAATGA
- a CDS encoding class II fumarate hydratase — MSDDPDTDSDSTHRVERDSLGEIRVPADAYWGAQTQRAVENFPISDERFGRRFVRALGVVKKSAALANRDLGLVDEAVADAVVDAADEVIAGDHDGQFPVDVFQTGSGTSSNMNANEVIANRAAELMGAEVGDRVVHPNDHVNFGQSSNDVIPTAMHVAALEAVEKDLIPALETLAAELDAKAEAFDGVVKTGRTHLQDATPVRLGQEFGGYRTQVEKGIDRCESVAPRLAELALGGTATGTGLNTHPDFPERAAEYIAEETGLPFREADDHFEAQAAHDTMGEAHGALRTVAGSLNKIANDLRLLASGPRNGLGEIEQPENQPGSSIMPGKINPVVAEAVNQVHTQVVGNDAAVSAGAAGGQLDLNLYKPVVAHNFLQSADLLTNAAETFAEKFVAKLEANETHCEAAVERSMALATALNPAIGYDKASAVAKTALKQDKTVREVAVEKGYLTESEADDVLDPERMTHRGILSADDE; from the coding sequence ATGAGCGACGACCCCGACACCGATTCGGACTCGACCCACCGCGTCGAACGGGACAGCCTCGGCGAGATTCGCGTGCCCGCCGACGCCTACTGGGGGGCCCAGACCCAGCGCGCAGTCGAGAACTTCCCGATCAGCGACGAGCGGTTCGGCCGCCGGTTCGTCCGCGCACTCGGCGTCGTCAAGAAGTCGGCTGCGCTGGCCAACCGCGATTTGGGACTGGTCGACGAGGCGGTGGCCGACGCCGTCGTCGACGCCGCCGACGAGGTGATCGCGGGCGACCACGACGGCCAGTTCCCCGTCGACGTGTTCCAGACCGGGTCGGGCACGTCCTCGAACATGAACGCCAACGAGGTGATCGCCAACCGCGCCGCCGAACTGATGGGTGCCGAAGTGGGCGACCGGGTCGTCCACCCCAACGACCACGTCAACTTCGGCCAGTCCTCCAACGACGTGATCCCCACCGCGATGCACGTCGCCGCGCTGGAGGCCGTCGAGAAGGACCTGATCCCCGCCCTCGAGACGCTCGCGGCCGAACTCGACGCGAAGGCCGAGGCGTTCGACGGCGTCGTCAAGACCGGGCGCACGCACCTCCAAGACGCCACGCCGGTCCGTCTGGGCCAAGAGTTCGGCGGCTACCGAACCCAGGTCGAGAAGGGGATCGACCGCTGTGAGTCGGTCGCCCCCCGACTCGCGGAACTCGCCCTCGGCGGCACGGCGACGGGAACGGGGCTGAACACCCACCCCGACTTTCCCGAACGCGCGGCCGAGTACATCGCCGAGGAGACCGGTCTCCCCTTCCGCGAGGCCGACGACCACTTCGAGGCACAGGCTGCCCACGACACCATGGGCGAGGCCCACGGCGCGTTGCGGACGGTGGCCGGATCGCTGAACAAGATCGCGAACGACCTTCGCCTACTCGCCTCCGGTCCCCGGAACGGTCTCGGTGAGATCGAACAGCCCGAGAATCAGCCGGGGTCGTCGATCATGCCCGGCAAGATCAACCCCGTCGTCGCCGAAGCGGTCAACCAGGTCCACACGCAGGTCGTGGGCAACGACGCCGCCGTCTCGGCCGGCGCGGCGGGCGGCCAACTCGACCTCAACCTCTACAAACCCGTCGTCGCTCACAACTTCCTGCAGTCGGCCGACCTCCTCACGAACGCCGCGGAGACCTTCGCCGAGAAGTTCGTCGCGAAACTCGAGGCGAACGAAACACACTGCGAGGCGGCCGTCGAGCGGTCGATGGCGCTCGCGACGGCGCTCAACCCCGCCATCGGCTACGACAAGGCGTCGGCGGTGGCGAAGACGGCGCTGAAACAGGACAAGACCGTCCGCGAGGTGGCCGTCGAGAAGGGGTATCTCACCGAGTCGGAGGCCGACGACGTCCTCGACCCCGAACGGATGACCCACCGCGGTATCCTGAGCGCTGACGACGAGTAG
- the trxA gene encoding thioredoxin, with amino-acid sequence MATDTASDAGTATTNEPLHVDGQSQLDDVVAEHDVVLMDFYADWCGPCQMLEPVVETLAAETDAAVAKVDVDANQQLAGAYGVRGVPTLVLFADGEQVEELVGLQSEDQLRALIETHTE; translated from the coding sequence ATGGCAACCGATACAGCGTCCGACGCTGGAACCGCAACCACGAACGAACCGCTCCACGTCGACGGGCAGTCCCAACTCGACGACGTCGTCGCAGAACACGACGTCGTCCTCATGGATTTCTACGCCGACTGGTGTGGCCCCTGCCAGATGCTCGAGCCCGTCGTCGAGACGCTGGCCGCAGAGACCGACGCCGCTGTCGCGAAGGTTGATGTCGACGCCAACCAGCAACTCGCAGGAGCCTACGGTGTTCGGGGCGTCCCGACGCTGGTTCTGTTCGCCGACGGCGAGCAGGTCGAAGAACTCGTCGGCCTCCAGAGTGAAGACCAACTCCGAGCGCTCATCGAGACCCACACCGAATAA
- a CDS encoding pyruvoyl-dependent arginine decarboxylase, translating into MDIEIVWGTGEGKATLSAFDEALSVGGIHNYNLVTLSSVIPEGATVVERGTHEERWDVGELVAVVLAENESTVGDETIAAGLGWATAEEGGVFFEGSGENAANVEKRITRGIETAKGTRDAWAWHDGIETKVVEHTVDRAGSVVVSAVYRPV; encoded by the coding sequence ATGGACATCGAGATCGTCTGGGGGACCGGCGAGGGAAAGGCCACCCTGAGTGCGTTCGACGAGGCGTTGAGCGTGGGTGGGATCCACAACTACAACCTGGTCACGCTCTCGTCGGTGATTCCGGAGGGGGCGACCGTCGTCGAGCGGGGCACCCACGAGGAGCGGTGGGACGTGGGCGAACTCGTCGCCGTCGTCCTCGCCGAGAACGAATCGACGGTGGGGGACGAGACCATCGCGGCGGGGCTGGGGTGGGCAACCGCCGAGGAGGGCGGCGTCTTCTTCGAGGGGAGCGGCGAGAACGCGGCCAACGTCGAGAAGCGGATCACCCGCGGCATCGAGACGGCGAAGGGGACGCGTGACGCCTGGGCGTGGCACGACGGTATCGAGACGAAGGTCGTCGAACACACCGTCGACCGAGCCGGTTCCGTCGTCGTCTCCGCCGTCTATCGCCCGGTGTAG
- a CDS encoding dodecin, with translation MVFKKITLIGRSSESFDDAADDAIDRATETLDRVKWIEVEELGVEVAGVEDREYQAEVVVAFELED, from the coding sequence ATGGTATTCAAGAAGATCACGCTCATCGGCCGGAGTTCGGAGAGTTTCGACGACGCCGCGGACGACGCCATCGACCGCGCGACCGAGACCCTCGACCGGGTGAAGTGGATCGAGGTCGAGGAACTGGGTGTCGAGGTTGCCGGTGTCGAGGACCGCGAGTACCAAGCCGAGGTCGTGGTGGCGTTCGAACTCGAGGACTGA
- a CDS encoding mechanosensitive ion channel family protein, giving the protein MDTAAVAQTESTPPTGTAELLSWLWGITAVRILAAVVVVGLAVAVSKLLVRLLGRPVARRFERQSVAQTVLGLLRVTTVVIGTLIGASFLGLQIGDIVLSVTVFSAVLGIVLAPIVGSVINGLFVLADNPYEIGDMIELEDGRQGFVDDITIRYTKILTLDNTFLVVPNAQMRERDVTNFSAEDERTRLSIPLLVTYEGDLDEARRIMERAARNCDEVIEGGPDIRIGSARYPARPTCLINSYADSGVRLVLRFWVQTPYKISRIESTVRERIWERLDDSDVEIAYPHQHLKFDEHSGRARVALENGTQPPVDPEVALHDEPSIDSDDLDGSWSEAADGGE; this is encoded by the coding sequence ATGGACACCGCGGCGGTCGCACAGACCGAATCGACGCCGCCGACGGGGACCGCGGAGCTCTTGTCGTGGCTGTGGGGGATCACCGCCGTCCGGATCCTCGCCGCCGTGGTCGTCGTCGGACTGGCGGTCGCCGTCTCGAAACTGCTCGTCCGCCTGTTGGGTCGTCCCGTCGCACGCCGGTTCGAGCGCCAGAGCGTCGCCCAGACGGTACTCGGGCTGCTCCGTGTCACGACCGTCGTCATCGGGACACTGATCGGTGCGAGCTTCCTCGGCCTCCAGATCGGCGACATCGTCCTCTCGGTGACGGTCTTCTCGGCCGTCCTCGGTATCGTCCTCGCACCGATCGTCGGGAGCGTCATCAACGGCCTGTTCGTCCTCGCCGACAACCCTTACGAGATCGGCGACATGATCGAACTCGAGGACGGCCGTCAGGGGTTCGTCGACGATATCACGATCCGGTACACGAAGATCCTCACCCTCGACAACACGTTCCTGGTCGTCCCGAACGCCCAGATGCGCGAGCGAGACGTGACCAACTTCTCCGCGGAGGACGAACGGACTCGGCTCTCGATTCCCCTCCTCGTGACCTACGAGGGCGACCTCGACGAGGCTCGACGGATCATGGAGCGGGCGGCGAGAAACTGCGACGAAGTGATCGAGGGCGGACCGGACATCCGCATCGGGAGTGCCCGCTACCCGGCGCGGCCGACGTGTCTGATCAACTCCTACGCCGACAGCGGGGTTCGACTCGTTCTGCGGTTCTGGGTGCAGACGCCGTACAAGATCTCCCGGATCGAATCGACGGTCCGCGAGCGGATCTGGGAGCGTCTCGACGACTCCGACGTCGAGATCGCCTACCCCCACCAACACCTGAAGTTCGACGAGCACAGCGGTCGCGCCCGCGTCGCCCTCGAGAACGGCACCCAGCCACCGGTCGATCCGGAGGTCGCCCTCCACGACGAACCGTCGATCGACAGCGATGACCTCGATGGAAGTTGGTCCGAGGCCGCCGACGGCGGGGAGTGA
- a CDS encoding helix-turn-helix domain-containing protein, producing MPDSMSEQLRRDMECEGLLECFHGLKELDKECFQTLVEAEEPLTVDEIADAVDRERSTAYRAVQRLLQTGFIEKDQINYDQGGYYHVYSPTDPSKIADDMQRLLNDWYAKMGQLIQEFETKYEQSETTTPAAES from the coding sequence GATGTCCGAACAACTCCGCCGGGATATGGAGTGCGAGGGGCTACTGGAGTGCTTCCACGGCCTCAAAGAACTCGACAAGGAGTGCTTCCAGACGCTCGTCGAGGCCGAAGAACCGCTGACCGTCGACGAAATCGCCGACGCAGTCGACCGCGAACGCTCGACTGCCTACCGTGCCGTCCAGCGGTTGCTGCAGACCGGTTTCATCGAGAAAGACCAGATCAACTACGACCAAGGCGGCTACTACCACGTCTACTCGCCGACGGACCCCTCCAAGATCGCCGACGACATGCAGCGACTGCTCAACGACTGGTACGCGAAGATGGGACAACTCATCCAGGAGTTCGAGACCAAGTACGAACAGTCCGAGACGACGACCCCGGCCGCCGAAAGCTAA
- a CDS encoding HVO_2901 family zinc finger protein, with protein MSQLHASAGRDILVCRNCDAEFPEGRATKDGWTYECPECGDATGLGEGLRRV; from the coding sequence ATGTCGCAACTGCACGCCTCTGCCGGCCGTGATATCCTCGTCTGCCGGAACTGTGACGCCGAGTTCCCGGAGGGTCGCGCCACGAAGGACGGCTGGACCTACGAGTGTCCGGAGTGTGGTGACGCGACCGGTCTCGGCGAGGGCCTGCGCCGCGTCTGA